In candidate division KSB1 bacterium, the sequence GTTGTCCGTTGACAGATGCCATGGATTTTTTTATAATGAGAATTATTCTCAAAAATAGTCTGTCTCTATCCCATTGTGTCTATGAGCGAAGCCCCGGAAGAAGAAATCATCTGTCAATGTTTTCAGGTCTCGGATGTGACCATCAAGGGTTACATAAAATCTCGAAACCTGACTGAGATCGAACATATAACTGATGTCTGCGGTGCCGGAGGAGGATGTCAGTCCTGCCACATGCTTCTGCAACTGTTCATCGACCAGCAACATAAAAAGATCCCCGAAAAAGTTGCAGAATCGAGCAACGGCCATTCCCCAAAACGTGGTATCTTCGGCAAGCTGTTTGCACGATTTTAAGCTCCTTCCAACGGGCAGGATTCCAAATGAAAATCGCTTATTTTGATTGCCGATCCGGAATTAGTGGCGACATGATTCTGGGTGCCCTGATAGATTTGGGAGTGGATTTCAAAGCCATTCAAAAAGGCCTGAAGACCCTGCTGCTGAAAGGTTATCATCTAAAAACCCGCCGCGTGAAACGCGGGGCTGTGGGAGGCACCAAGTTTGATGTGGGGGTCAATCCATCAGCACACACCCATTCCAGAAATATCCGAGACATTCAAAAGATCGTTCAAGGTTCCAAACTTCCCAAACAGGTCATGGCGCGATCGCTGGCAATATTCGAGCGCATAGCGCGGGCAGAAGCCCGGGTGCACCGGATTCGCATTGACAAAGTTCACTTTCACGAAGTTGGCGCGGTCGATTCCATCATCGACGTGGTGGGCGGTGTGTTGGCCTTGGAACTGTTGAGGGTGGACCGGGTTCTGGCTTCGCCGATCAACACGGGAGAGGGCACGGTGGCCTGCGACCATGGCATTTTACCGGTTCCGGCTCCCGCTACTTTGGAGCTTTTAAAAGGTATTCCGTGTTATTCCAGCGGAGTCCCTAAAGAATTAGCCACGCCCACCGGTGTGGCCATGATCGGGTTTTGGGCAGAAAAATTTCAATCCCTGCCCCTCATGACGATTCAAAAAACCGGGTACGGTGCGGGAACCCATATCGTCAAAACCCAGCCTAATTTGTTGCGTATTATTCTGGGGGAAGGAGCGGGCCGGGCTGGGGAACGCGGGACTCTGATTGAAACCAACATTGATGACATGAACCCAGAGTTTTATGAGCATGTCATGGCGATCTTGTTTTCTGCTGGCGCGCTGGACGTGTTTTTCACTCCCATCATCATGAAGAAAAACCGGCCCGCCGTGAAATTGTCGGCCTTGGTTCCTCCGGATCGAAGAGAAGAGGCCGAGCGCATTTTATTGACCGAAACCTCGACCTATGGTGTCCGGAGCTGTGAGATGGACCGCCTGGTATTGGAACGGGAGCAACGCCAGGTCAAAACCCCTTACGGCAAGGTGACCGTGAAAGTAGGCAGACTGGATGGCAATCGGATCCATTTTTCGCCGGAATACGAGGACTGCCGGAAGATCGCCAAATTGAAGGGATTGCCGATTAAAGTTGTTTACGACACGGTTGCCAGGTGCGCCGAGCAGGACCTTGGCGGGGAGTAGGCAGGGCTAGGAGATACCCAACCTGTGCAGGGATTCTTCGTAATGTTTCTGGTACATGATGTCCCATTCGGGAGTGCCTTCCCGCAATTTTTTTTCCTTGTAGGAGGTGATGATTTTGCGGGCTTCCGCATCGGCCTGATCATCGCGTTTTAATTCTTGCGTCATCGCCCGGGTCACTTCCAATCTTACGTCGTTCAGGTCCACCTTGTAATCCATCTCCTCACGATTTTTAAAATCGTTCGCGATCAGACTGCTGATATGGTTTATTTTGTCTCGGCTCAGTTTCATTTGCTTTTTTAGTTAGAGGACGAGTCCGCGTTCCCGGACCAGTTTGGACTTGACCATTTGAAAGACCCGGCCAAAATCCATCATATCGCGTTCATAATCTTTGGTCCGTGCTTCCAATAAAGTTTTGACCTCGTCATTCAGCCGGTCTTCCACCAGCAGGTCTTCCGTGATGATTGCCGAAATGATGGCTTCCAATTTTTCAGGCCGGTCTTCCCAGACGATAAAATCACCTGCAATGAGAGATTTCACCATTTGCTTTGACATGCGCTCGACGAGCTCTTTTTTTATCCGCATAATTTAGTGAGTTTACATATAAGAGCGGGAGACGGGGTTCGAACCCGCGACATACAGCTTGGAAGGCTGCAACTCTACCAACTGAGTTACTCCCGCTTTTTTTAAAAATTGTGGAGAGGGAAGGATTCGAACCTTCGAAGGCTTCGCCAGCAGATTTACAGTCTGCCCCCTTTGACCGCTCGGGAACCTCTCCAACAAATTTTCATTTTAAAAATTAACCAGCCGAATGCAATACTTATGAAAAAAGACAAGCAACGAAGCATTCGGCTTGAATTGAGCCGATGAGAGGACTCGAACCTCCGACCGGCTGATTACAAATCAGCTGCTCTACCAGCTGAGCTACATCGGCGACTAACTTAACTTGGTAATGAATTTGTTTTAAAATTTTCAAAGAACCATACTTCTGCCTAACAGTAACCTCAATATTAGTATAAAATCTGGTAGGCATTCCTTTCCATTTAGACTCATGTCCAAAGGAACCTAAAAATATAATAAATAGAAATGGGATGTCAAGTGAATTTTTAGGTTTTTTCTTTCTTCCAAATACTTTTTTCGGGTTGGTCTTCTATCACATAACCAATGCTAGCAAGTTCCTCGCGTATTTTATCGCTTAAGTCCCAAAGCTTATTTTTTCTCAATTCACTTCGTATTCCGACTAATAAGTCCAATACCTTGGATAATTCTTCCTCCCCACTAGAATCATGTTCATCATTGTCCAATATGGATAAAATTTCATCCACTTCCACAATAAATTCTTTTACGTTTACCAATAACAGCTTTTGATTTTCTGTTAGATTACCCCTGGTAATGATTATATTACATTCTTTTACTAACTCGAAAACCTTACCAATAGCAAGGGCAGTATTAAAATCATCCTCCATTGCCGATATATATTCTTGTTTAATCCGCTCCTGGAAATTTTTGAATTCTTTTTCTTTATTTGTAAGAGATTTTAATTGTAATGAATTCGAATCAATTTCTATACTGTTCAAATTATCGAATAGATTCTGTAATCTTTCCCATCCACGCTGTGCATCTTCCAGGATTTCTTCAGAATAATTAATAGGGCTGCGGTAATGTTTCTGAAGAAAGAAAAGACGTAATACTTGTGGTTTATAGGATTTTAAAATATCTCGAACAATCAAAACATTGCCGATGGATTTTGACATTTTTTTATCGCGAATATTCAAAAAACCATTGTGCAGCCAATACTTAGCAAATTTTACATTTCCACTTCCACAGCTTTGAGCAATTTCATTTTCATGATGTGGAAAAATTAAATCTTCTCCACCTGCATGAATATCAAAATCTTTGCTAAGATATTTCATCGACATGGCTGAGCATTCCAAATGCCAACCAGGACGGCCTTTACCCCAGGGACTATCCCAAGCAGGTTCATCTGGCTTGGCAGCTTTCCAAAGAGCAAAATCAAGTGGATTTTCTTTCCTTTCGTCTATTTCCACTCTAGAACCGGCTTGTAAATCTTCAATATTCTTCCCGCTTAATTTTCCGTAGGATTGAAATTTTTCGATACTGTAGTAAACATCACCATCCAGAACATAGGCAATCCCTTTAGCCACAAGTTCCTGAACTAAAGTTATCATATCATCTAAATGTTCAGTTGCCTTTGGTGAAACATCAGGTAGTTTCACAAGCAATTGATCCAGATCATCGAAATAGGCTTTTGTGAACTCATCAGCTACTTCTTTTGCAGTCCGATTTTCTTTTATAGATCGTTGAATGATTTTGTCATCCACATCTGTGATATTAACCACATACTTAACATCATAACCACGATATTGAAGGAACCTGCGGAAAACATCATAGATGATAAACGGGCGGGCATTTCCGATATGGAAATAATCATAAACCGTAGGACCACAGACATAAAACGAAACTTTACCAGCTTGTAATGGTTCAAATTTTTCTTTTTCCCCGGATAAGGTATTGTATAAATGAATTGCCATTTTTTATGTATTGATCGCTTTTTGTATGAATTGTTTACTTTTTTCTAACCCCAGTAATTCAACAACATTTGGTAACTCCAACCCATGCTCAAGTCCGGTTAATGCCATACGAAAAGGCATCCACAAATCCTTTCCTTTCACTCCTGTTTTTTGCTGAATTGTTTTCATGATTTGCTTAAAAGTTTCGCCACGCCAATCTGTAATATTTTTTGTTTCATTTAAAAACTCGGCAAAGATTTTTTTTGAAGACTCTGATTTCATCAAAGTGTCGTTCTCAAACATTACCTCATCCTGGAAAAATATTGAACATCTCGTTGCTAATTCTTGTAGATAATCTGCCCTGGTGATGACTGCGCCAATACATTTTTTGGCAAATGTTTCGTCTGAAATATCATAGCCTTCCTTTTCAAGAAAGGGGATCGCCATATTCGTTATTTTATCGAATTCTATATTCCGCAGGTACCATCCGTTCATCCAGTTAAATTTCTCCAAATCAAAAATAGCTGCGGATTTTGATAATCTTTCCAGGGTGAACTCTTCAACGAGCCGTTTCATCGAAAGCAACTCATCGCCAGTCGGCGACGACCAACTTAATAAGCTCAGAAAATTCACCAGGGCTTCAGGAAAATAACCTTTCTCACGATATTGTCTAACTTGATTGTCACCATGACGTTTCGACAACTTCGACCGATCAGATCCCAAAATCATTGGAATATGAACAAAATTGGGGGAAGTGTGCCCCAGGGCATTGTGGATTAATATCTGCTTTGGTGTATTGGAAAGATGGTCTTCACCCCGGACGATATGTGAGATTGACATCAATGTATCATCAACCGCTGCGGCGAAATTATAAGTTGCAATTCCAACCGCTCGAAGAATTACAAAATCACTGATGTTATCTCCATCAAAAGTAATAGTTCCTCTTACAATATCGGAAAAGCTTATTTCTTCAGAAGGGACTCTAAAACGGATGACCGGTTTACGTCCTTGTGATTCAAACTGGCGAATTTGTTCTTGAGATAATTGATAACAGGTACCATCGTAATTTACACTCTCGCCTTTAGAAATTGCCAATTCTGATTTTTCCTTAATTTCTTCAGCCGTACAATAGCATTTAAAGGCATTCCCCTGCGCCAATAATTTATTTGCATAATCTTGATAAATCTGTAACCGATCCGATTGTTTGTATGGTCCGAAATCACCCCCAACATCAGGTCCTTCATCCCAATCGAGTCCAAGCCATTTCAGGTCATCTAGAAGTTCTTTATAATATTCTGTGGTAGATCGATCCATGTCGGTATCCTCTACCCGAAGAATAAAACTACCACCGCAATGCCTGGCAAAGAGCCAATTTAAAATTGCAGTACGGGCATTACCCACATGCAAATAGCCAGTCGGGCTGGGTGCAAACCGCACCCGAATATTAATATGATTCTGTGATAGTTCTGACATTGGTTTTATTTTAAATCTCAAAAAATTATTAACTTTCAAGAAACTTGAAGTTTCTCATATAAAATTTGGTTCGTCGCTTTTACGAATCTCTGCCAATATTCAGTGTCTTCACCATGGCAACAGATTGGGCGGCAATACCTTTTCCTTCTCCAATAAAACCAAGCTTCTCATTGGTCGTGGCTTTTATGGAAATTATTGATGATGAAACATCCAGTGCATTCGCTATTTTTGCACACATTTCCGGAATCAAATCACTAATCTTTGGCTGTTCGGCTATAAGTACTGCATCTATATTAATAATACCAAATCCTATTTGGGCCAGTTTATCATTCACATTTTCCAATAATAACAGGCTCGAAATGTCCTTCCACTCAGGATCTGTATTGGGAAAATGTTGACCTATATCACCTAATGCTGCCGCTCCTAACAATGCGTCTGAAATTGCGTGACTTAAAACATCCGCATCAGAATGGCCTTCCAATCCTTTTTCAAAAGGAATAATCACGCCGCCCAAAATTAATGGCCGGCCATAAACCAATCTGTGGACATCATAGCCAATCCCAACCCGTGTCATTGTTTTTTCTCCAGTAAATAACGTGCAAAATCTAAATCTTCCTGTGTGGTTATTTTAATATTCTGCTTCGATCCTTCAATTACCTTAACGGATATGTTCTGCCTTTCAACGATCATTGAATCATCGGTAGCAAAAAAACCATCTTCAAATGCCTTTTTGTAGGCTGAATAAATCAATTGAAAGTCAAAAACCTGTGGTGTCTGGACATTCCATAAATTGCTGCGATCAATCGTTTCCTTAACTTCATGATCATCCACAAGTTTTACGGTCGATGATATAGGTATTGCTGTAATTACTGCTCCATGATTTACACAAAGTCTAACAGAATCCTCGATTAAATCTACTGGAATAAATGGCCTAACACCGTCATGAATGATCACATAATCCGTGCTGTTTACCAGGGATTGTAATCCTGCGAAAACAGACGATTGACGTTCCAGCCCGCCAGCTACTATGTGTTTCACCTTACGAACGCCAAATTCATTAACAATTTCTTCTCGTGTAAATTGGATTTCTTCTTCTTTTACTACTAGAACAATATCATCAACTATTTCACAATTCTCGAATTGAAATAAGGTATAAAAAAGAATCGGCTTAGCGCCGATTCGAATAAATTGTTTAGCTATATTGTTTTGCATTCTCCGGCCACTGCCTGCGGCCGGAATCACAGCAGAAACTTTCAATACTGGTATCTTAAAATCGTTTAAATAATAATCATTGCATCGCCATAACTGTAGAATCGATATTTTTCTTCCATAGCCTTGGCGTATGCTTCAAAAATCATTTCTTTTCCTGCAAATGCAATGACCAGCATGAGTAATGTAGAACCGGGTAAATGGAAATTTGTTATCAAAGAATCAACAATTTTAAAATTGTATGTTGGAAAAATGAATTTATCTGTCCAACCTTTTTCGGATTTAACCTGGCAATCAGATGTTACAGCTGTTTCCAATGCACGAGTTGTTGTGGTTCCCACAGAAATGATCTTGCCTCCATTGGCTTTGGTCTCGTTAATGATACGAGCAGAATCTTCATAAACTTGAAAATATTCGGAATCCATTTTATGTCTAGACAAATCTTCAACCTGGACGGGTCTGAAGCTACCCAGCCCGACATGAAGTACAATTGGTACAATCTTAATACCTTTCTTTTTAATCTTCTCCAGTAATTTTTCCGTAAAATGAAGACCAGCAGTTGGGGCAGCAACTGCTCCACGAACCGATGCATATACTGTTTGATACCTTTCTTTGTCTAACGCTTCCGGTTCTCTTTTAATATAAGGTGGTAAAGGCGATTTGCCCATTTTCTCAACAATTGAGAAAAAATTACCATTATAATTAAACCGAACAACCCTGCCTCCGGAAACAGTATTGTCAATTACATCACAAAACAAATCATCTGTTAAGTGCAGTCGATTCCCTACCCTCACTTTTCTTGCTGGTCTTACCAACACCTCCCACAAACTACTTTCCAATTCGCGAAGGAGAAATATTTCCACTTCTGCATCTGTCTTTTCTTTTGTACCCATCAATCGAGCTGGAAACACTTTGGTTTCATTAATAACTAAACAATCACCTGCTTTTAAATATTCAATAATATTTTTAAAGTGGTAATGTGAAATTGTTTGCTCTTCACGATTGATAACCAGTAATCGAGATTCATCCCTTTTCTTGGTTGGATATTGTGAAATTAATTCTTCAGGTAAATTATAGGTAAATTCTGATAACTTCATATTCTTACTCCAGTTCGAAAAACGACTATAATTAAAATAAGCTTGTTTGTAATGAACGCCCTTGATCCAGGCCGAAATGTTTATATCCTAGAGCTGTAACCTCCCTTCCTCTCGATGTCCTTTTTAAAAGTCCTTCCTTTATAAGGAATGGTTCATAAATTTCCTCTATCGTATCACTTTCTTCACCAACCGAAACGGCCAATGAATTAATTCCTACAGGACCTCCATCAAATTTTTCAATCAATATGGTTAAAATACGTTTGTCCATTTCGTCAAGCCCTTTTTCATCCACATCCAATCTTTCAAGTGAAGATTGAGTGATCTCTTCTGTGATGGAACCATTCCCTTCAATTTGCGCAAAATCCCGAATACGTCGCAAAAGTCGATTTGCAATACGGGGAGTTCCTCTTGCCCGTCGTGAAATTTCCACTGCACTTTCTTCATCCATTTCCACTTTCAATATCTTAGCAGATCGTTTGACAATTAAACAAAGATCATCCGGAGGATAATAATCCAAGCGATTGACGACTCCAAATCGATCGCGTAAAGGTGAAGTCAACAAACCCGCTCGGGTAGTTGCACCGACCAATGTAAAATGAGGCAGAGAAAGCTGTAAATTTCTGGCATTTGCTCCCCTGTCGATTACGATATCTAACCGAAAATCCTCCATCGCCGAGTACATGTATTCTTCCACGACCGGATTTAAGCGATGGATTTCATCAATAAAAAACACATCTCGTTCATTTAAATTGGTAAGAATACCCGCTAAATCACCTGCTTTTTCCAATGCCGGACCTGAGGTTAATTTAATGTCCACTTCCATTTCTCTGGCCATGATATGCGCTAAAGTAGTTTTGCCCAAACCCGGAGGACCATAAAATAACACATGATCCAGTGATTCACCACGTGCTTTGGCCGCTTCAATAAACACTGAGAGGTTTTCTTTCATCTTTTTTTGACCCACAAATTCGGAGAATCGGCCTGGTCGAAGAGACAAGTCAAACTCTAACTCTCCTAATTGCCTCTCGGGAGATGTTGTGGATTCACGGTGTTTTTCTTTAGTGATATTTTCTGTCATTTGTTAATCTATTCTAGGTTTTCAAGGTCAGCTAAATCCTGGTATCTTCCAATTGCTTTTTTAAAATGTAACCAGTCTTTTTTCATGCTTCTACTCACTTAGTTTTTTGCAAAGCCAACTTCACCACATTTTCGAGAGATAGTTCGTCTCCATTTGAATTAAGAACCGAACCTACCATTTTTGATGCTTCAATCTCTCGATAGCCTAACGAAACCAAAGCCGCAGCGGCTTTCTCTCCCAATTTCAATTCACTATCACTTTTAAATGAAATACCGGCATCCTTTGCTTTCGAAAATTTATCCCGCAATTCAGTTACCAGTCGTTGAGCCATTTTATTTCCAACCCCAGGCACCTGGGTTAACAATGCATGATTTTGTGTGATCATTGCTTGTGTAAAATTATCAACTGAAATTTTTGACAAAATCCCTTGCGCTAGTTTCGGACCTACTCCTGATACGGAAATCAATTT encodes:
- a CDS encoding (2Fe-2S)-binding protein — translated: MSEAPEEEIICQCFQVSDVTIKGYIKSRNLTEIEHITDVCGAGGGCQSCHMLLQLFIDQQHKKIPEKVAESSNGHSPKRGIFGKLFARF
- the larC gene encoding nickel pincer cofactor biosynthesis protein LarC, with translation MKIAYFDCRSGISGDMILGALIDLGVDFKAIQKGLKTLLLKGYHLKTRRVKRGAVGGTKFDVGVNPSAHTHSRNIRDIQKIVQGSKLPKQVMARSLAIFERIARAEARVHRIRIDKVHFHEVGAVDSIIDVVGGVLALELLRVDRVLASPINTGEGTVACDHGILPVPAPATLELLKGIPCYSSGVPKELATPTGVAMIGFWAEKFQSLPLMTIQKTGYGAGTHIVKTQPNLLRIILGEGAGRAGERGTLIETNIDDMNPEFYEHVMAILFSAGALDVFFTPIIMKKNRPAVKLSALVPPDRREEAERILLTETSTYGVRSCEMDRLVLEREQRQVKTPYGKVTVKVGRLDGNRIHFSPEYEDCRKIAKLKGLPIKVVYDTVARCAEQDLGGE
- a CDS encoding DUF507 family protein, with amino-acid sequence MKLSRDKINHISSLIANDFKNREEMDYKVDLNDVRLEVTRAMTQELKRDDQADAEARKIITSYKEKKLREGTPEWDIMYQKHYEESLHRLGIS
- a CDS encoding DUF507 family protein, which encodes MRIKKELVERMSKQMVKSLIAGDFIVWEDRPEKLEAIISAIITEDLLVEDRLNDEVKTLLEARTKDYERDMMDFGRVFQMVKSKLVRERGLVL
- a CDS encoding cysteine--tRNA ligase, yielding MHLYNTLSGEKEKFEPLQAGKVSFYVCGPTVYDYFHIGNARPFIIYDVFRRFLQYRGYDVKYVVNITDVDDKIIQRSIKENRTAKEVADEFTKAYFDDLDQLLVKLPDVSPKATEHLDDMITLVQELVAKGIAYVLDGDVYYSIEKFQSYGKLSGKNIEDLQAGSRVEIDERKENPLDFALWKAAKPDEPAWDSPWGKGRPGWHLECSAMSMKYLSKDFDIHAGGEDLIFPHHENEIAQSCGSGNVKFAKYWLHNGFLNIRDKKMSKSIGNVLIVRDILKSYKPQVLRLFFLQKHYRSPINYSEEILEDAQRGWERLQNLFDNLNSIEIDSNSLQLKSLTNKEKEFKNFQERIKQEYISAMEDDFNTALAIGKVFELVKECNIIITRGNLTENQKLLLVNVKEFIVEVDEILSILDNDEHDSSGEEELSKVLDLLVGIRSELRKNKLWDLSDKIREELASIGYVIEDQPEKSIWKKEKT
- a CDS encoding glutamate--tRNA ligase, with amino-acid sequence MSELSQNHINIRVRFAPSPTGYLHVGNARTAILNWLFARHCGGSFILRVEDTDMDRSTTEYYKELLDDLKWLGLDWDEGPDVGGDFGPYKQSDRLQIYQDYANKLLAQGNAFKCYCTAEEIKEKSELAISKGESVNYDGTCYQLSQEQIRQFESQGRKPVIRFRVPSEEISFSDIVRGTITFDGDNISDFVILRAVGIATYNFAAAVDDTLMSISHIVRGEDHLSNTPKQILIHNALGHTSPNFVHIPMILGSDRSKLSKRHGDNQVRQYREKGYFPEALVNFLSLLSWSSPTGDELLSMKRLVEEFTLERLSKSAAIFDLEKFNWMNGWYLRNIEFDKITNMAIPFLEKEGYDISDETFAKKCIGAVITRADYLQELATRCSIFFQDEVMFENDTLMKSESSKKIFAEFLNETKNITDWRGETFKQIMKTIQQKTGVKGKDLWMPFRMALTGLEHGLELPNVVELLGLEKSKQFIQKAINT
- a CDS encoding 2-C-methyl-D-erythritol 2,4-cyclodiphosphate synthase → MTRVGIGYDVHRLVYGRPLILGGVIIPFEKGLEGHSDADVLSHAISDALLGAAALGDIGQHFPNTDPEWKDISSLLLLENVNDKLAQIGFGIINIDAVLIAEQPKISDLIPEMCAKIANALDVSSSIISIKATTNEKLGFIGEGKGIAAQSVAMVKTLNIGRDS
- the ispD gene encoding 2-C-methyl-D-erythritol 4-phosphate cytidylyltransferase — encoded protein: MKVSAVIPAAGSGRRMQNNIAKQFIRIGAKPILFYTLFQFENCEIVDDIVLVVKEEEIQFTREEIVNEFGVRKVKHIVAGGLERQSSVFAGLQSLVNSTDYVIIHDGVRPFIPVDLIEDSVRLCVNHGAVITAIPISSTVKLVDDHEVKETIDRSNLWNVQTPQVFDFQLIYSAYKKAFEDGFFATDDSMIVERQNISVKVIEGSKQNIKITTQEDLDFARYLLEKKQ
- the queA gene encoding tRNA preQ1(34) S-adenosylmethionine ribosyltransferase-isomerase QueA, with the translated sequence MKLSEFTYNLPEELISQYPTKKRDESRLLVINREEQTISHYHFKNIIEYLKAGDCLVINETKVFPARLMGTKEKTDAEVEIFLLRELESSLWEVLVRPARKVRVGNRLHLTDDLFCDVIDNTVSGGRVVRFNYNGNFFSIVEKMGKSPLPPYIKREPEALDKERYQTVYASVRGAVAAPTAGLHFTEKLLEKIKKKGIKIVPIVLHVGLGSFRPVQVEDLSRHKMDSEYFQVYEDSARIINETKANGGKIISVGTTTTRALETAVTSDCQVKSEKGWTDKFIFPTYNFKIVDSLITNFHLPGSTLLMLVIAFAGKEMIFEAYAKAMEEKYRFYSYGDAMIII
- the ruvB gene encoding Holliday junction branch migration DNA helicase RuvB, which codes for MTENITKEKHRESTTSPERQLGELEFDLSLRPGRFSEFVGQKKMKENLSVFIEAAKARGESLDHVLFYGPPGLGKTTLAHIMAREMEVDIKLTSGPALEKAGDLAGILTNLNERDVFFIDEIHRLNPVVEEYMYSAMEDFRLDIVIDRGANARNLQLSLPHFTLVGATTRAGLLTSPLRDRFGVVNRLDYYPPDDLCLIVKRSAKILKVEMDEESAVEISRRARGTPRIANRLLRRIRDFAQIEGNGSITEEITQSSLERLDVDEKGLDEMDKRILTILIEKFDGGPVGINSLAVSVGEESDTIEEIYEPFLIKEGLLKRTSRGREVTALGYKHFGLDQGRSLQTSLF
- the ruvA gene encoding Holliday junction branch migration protein RuvA, producing MFAYIQGKLTVKNPTKVVLDVNGVGYEFDIPISTYESIGQLHEQVKLLTYVHVREDILQLYGFSDEKQKSLFLKLISVSGVGPKLAQGILSKISVDNFTQAMITQNHALLTQVPGVGNKMAQRLVTELRDKFSKAKDAGISFKSDSELKLGEKAAAALVSLGYREIEASKMVGSVLNSNGDELSLENVVKLALQKTK